A genomic region of Catalinimonas niigatensis contains the following coding sequences:
- a CDS encoding phenylacetate--CoA ligase family protein has protein sequence MITIPEIEKASKDEIASFQLRALQEMLHYLLANSTFYQDHFVRHQISIDEIQSLSDLTKIPPIGKKELQQHNQQFYCVPKSKIIDYSNTSGTEGEAVTVPLSEKDMERLAYNEAISLACAGGNENEIYQLTTTVDRRFMAGLAYVLGARKLGAGMIRVGPGIPELHWKTIQEVEPTALIVVPSFLLKLIEFAETHNIDFRHSSIKKAVCIGEPIRRDDFSLNALGERIRAKWDIDLYSTYASTEMGTAFTECEAGQGGHFHPELIITELLDENEQPVQQGAAGELTITTLGVEAMPLLRFKTGDICRKLEEPCICGRNTYRLGPVIGRKNQMIKYKGTTLYPASLSEVMNSSSDIMDYVIEVSSNEFDNDEILIRYAAKESLNVKELIDHFKSSIRVTPQLIPVKQEELQKLAFPKMSRKPVKFIDRRIF, from the coding sequence ATGATCACAATCCCAGAGATAGAAAAAGCTTCAAAAGATGAAATAGCATCCTTTCAGCTAAGGGCATTACAGGAGATGCTGCATTATTTGCTGGCCAATTCCACTTTTTATCAGGACCATTTTGTACGACACCAAATCTCAATAGATGAAATCCAGAGCCTCTCCGATCTAACAAAAATCCCACCGATAGGCAAGAAAGAATTACAGCAGCACAACCAGCAGTTCTACTGCGTTCCTAAGAGTAAGATCATAGATTACAGTAATACTTCTGGTACAGAAGGGGAGGCAGTCACCGTTCCTTTGAGTGAAAAAGATATGGAAAGGCTGGCTTATAATGAGGCGATTTCTTTGGCTTGTGCCGGTGGAAACGAAAACGAAATCTACCAATTGACGACTACCGTAGACAGGCGCTTTATGGCGGGACTGGCTTATGTATTGGGTGCCCGCAAGCTTGGGGCAGGCATGATAAGAGTGGGGCCAGGCATACCGGAATTGCACTGGAAAACGATTCAGGAGGTAGAACCCACTGCATTGATTGTTGTGCCATCTTTCTTACTCAAGCTTATAGAATTTGCTGAAACTCACAATATTGATTTCAGGCATTCTTCCATCAAAAAGGCGGTTTGTATTGGGGAGCCAATTCGTCGTGATGATTTCAGTTTGAATGCTCTGGGAGAAAGAATTAGGGCTAAGTGGGATATTGATTTGTATTCTACTTATGCCTCTACCGAAATGGGGACCGCTTTTACCGAGTGTGAAGCCGGACAGGGAGGGCATTTTCATCCCGAACTCATTATTACTGAATTGTTAGATGAAAATGAGCAGCCCGTACAGCAGGGAGCAGCCGGTGAGCTTACCATTACTACTTTGGGAGTAGAAGCCATGCCTTTGCTGAGGTTTAAGACCGGCGATATCTGTCGTAAGCTAGAAGAGCCTTGTATCTGTGGAAGAAATACCTATCGTTTAGGGCCTGTCATCGGCCGTAAAAATCAGATGATCAAGTACAAAGGCACCACACTCTACCCAGCCTCATTATCTGAAGTAATGAACAGCTCTTCTGATATCATGGATTATGTCATAGAAGTCTCATCCAATGAGTTTGACAACGATGAGATTCTCATACGCTACGCAGCCAAAGAAAGTTTGAACGTAAAAGAACTCATTGATCATTTTAAGTCCAGTATAAGAGTGACTCCTCAGTTAATTCCTGTAAAGCAGGAGGAATTACAAAAGCTGGCCTTTCCAAAAATGAGTAGAAAGCCTGTAAAGTTTATAGATAGGAGAATTTTCTGA
- a CDS encoding DUF5686 and carboxypeptidase-like regulatory domain-containing protein — protein MNEIDKMAFVKEGIQPSIQAIISCLLEKNFHKPFLIILLFCAFPFIVAAQQTTVSGRVIAISTGEPIPFANIVFTGTDKGTSTDFEGYYTLSTAQNYDSITVSYIGYIFSTKYVKPYISQTINFELEEASTTLKEVVVQSERGENPAFAILRKVIENKANNDKRNLRAYEHENYSKVELDVSEMGKAFKMQPIVRKIEAALDSMPALTNEKGQPLLPIFLSETLSEVYFRTSPEYKKEKILKSRVKGVGINDGGLMSQLLGTSLQDYNFYQDWIRFLDKDLISPISDSWKFYYDYELVDSLYIEDEYCYRIKASPKREQDLAFYGTLWITKNDYALKQIDVRIDKSANLNFIDEIRVHQQLINTTAGKWLPEKTRVMITLRPFRLTDATFLVKFYSSIKDPVVNQPHDPHFYRHSLEVANDAQVYPEEFWQQHRHDSLESGELQVLRMIDTVNANRAVRRNVGIIKALASGYIDLGKMDIGPYPLFYLYNQIEKSRIGMGLRTNKDFSQKLRLTGFGAYGTGDREFKYNLTANYILSHRKWTVLKFTVEKEIEQVGIDPETMRNNYFFYASSKWGNMESPYFYRNRNLNFQTDLWKGITPRFFFRHTSFDPLYPFEYVAQPDSPSSPVLHSFITSELGAELRLSYHENFVFTYFDRVSLNNSKWPVLTFRYIYGMPNVLNSDFEYHKFSLKAFQRINLGSLGNTNYTLEGGQILNPLPYPLLQVHTGNESVFYTSAAFNLMDYMEFVSDTYASLRVLHNFDGHVMNKIPAIRKLNLRLLLEANILYGSLSDENQTLLNHSDRENTLASGLGTLSDTPYVELGYGIENILRFIRIDFFHRLTYLDRPDVRKFGFKVSGQFAF, from the coding sequence ATGAATGAAATTGATAAAATGGCTTTTGTGAAAGAAGGTATTCAGCCAAGCATTCAGGCAATAATAAGCTGCCTTTTGGAGAAAAACTTTCATAAGCCTTTTCTTATCATTTTACTGTTCTGTGCATTTCCTTTTATAGTTGCTGCCCAGCAAACTACTGTCAGCGGGAGAGTTATAGCCATCAGTACAGGTGAGCCAATACCTTTTGCCAATATAGTATTTACAGGAACAGACAAGGGTACCAGTACGGATTTTGAGGGTTATTATACCCTTAGCACTGCTCAAAATTATGACTCCATTACAGTATCATACATAGGCTATATATTCTCTACCAAGTATGTTAAGCCTTATATCTCCCAGACAATAAACTTTGAACTGGAAGAGGCTTCTACCACTTTGAAGGAGGTTGTGGTTCAATCGGAGAGAGGTGAAAATCCGGCTTTTGCCATTCTCAGGAAAGTAATAGAAAATAAAGCAAACAATGATAAGCGTAATTTGCGTGCCTATGAACATGAAAATTATAGCAAGGTAGAACTTGATGTAAGCGAAATGGGCAAAGCATTCAAAATGCAGCCTATTGTCCGGAAGATTGAAGCTGCTTTGGACAGCATGCCTGCCCTTACCAATGAGAAAGGACAACCGCTACTACCCATTTTTCTGTCCGAAACGCTTAGTGAAGTATACTTCAGAACCAGTCCCGAGTATAAAAAAGAGAAAATTCTTAAAAGCAGAGTAAAAGGGGTGGGCATAAATGATGGTGGCCTGATGTCACAACTCTTGGGTACTTCTTTGCAGGACTATAACTTTTACCAGGATTGGATCAGGTTTCTGGACAAAGATCTGATCTCACCCATATCCGATAGCTGGAAATTTTATTACGATTATGAACTGGTAGATAGTCTTTATATTGAGGATGAATATTGTTATCGCATTAAAGCCTCTCCCAAACGGGAGCAGGATTTAGCATTTTACGGCACTCTGTGGATTACTAAAAATGATTATGCTCTCAAACAGATAGACGTACGCATAGATAAGTCTGCCAACCTCAATTTTATTGACGAAATCAGGGTACATCAGCAATTGATAAATACCACTGCCGGAAAGTGGCTGCCTGAAAAAACAAGAGTCATGATTACCCTCCGGCCTTTCCGCTTAACTGATGCTACTTTTCTGGTAAAATTCTATTCTTCTATCAAAGATCCGGTAGTCAACCAACCGCACGACCCTCACTTTTATCGCCACAGCCTGGAAGTGGCCAATGACGCACAAGTGTATCCGGAAGAATTCTGGCAGCAGCACCGTCACGATTCCCTGGAAAGCGGAGAGCTTCAGGTACTTCGCATGATAGATACGGTTAACGCTAATCGGGCTGTAAGGAGAAACGTAGGAATAATCAAAGCTTTAGCTTCCGGCTATATTGATCTGGGTAAAATGGACATTGGCCCTTATCCCTTATTTTATCTCTACAATCAGATTGAAAAAAGCAGGATAGGAATGGGCTTAAGGACCAATAAGGACTTCAGCCAAAAACTAAGACTGACAGGCTTCGGAGCCTATGGTACCGGTGACAGAGAATTCAAATATAACTTAACAGCCAACTATATACTTTCGCATAGAAAATGGACAGTGTTAAAGTTTACGGTAGAAAAAGAAATTGAGCAGGTGGGCATTGATCCGGAAACGATGCGGAATAACTACTTCTTTTATGCCAGTTCTAAGTGGGGAAACATGGAAAGCCCTTATTTTTATCGCAACCGCAATCTGAACTTTCAGACTGATCTGTGGAAAGGAATAACTCCTCGCTTTTTTTTCCGTCACACCAGTTTTGATCCGCTTTACCCCTTTGAATATGTAGCGCAACCTGACTCCCCTTCTTCTCCGGTTTTACATTCTTTCATCACTTCGGAACTGGGAGCAGAACTACGGCTTTCTTATCATGAAAATTTTGTGTTTACCTATTTTGACCGTGTTAGCCTAAACAATAGTAAATGGCCTGTGCTGACTTTCCGCTATATCTACGGCATGCCAAATGTGTTAAACTCAGACTTTGAATACCATAAGTTCTCTTTGAAAGCCTTTCAAAGGATTAACCTAGGCTCTCTGGGCAATACCAATTATACACTGGAAGGAGGACAGATTCTAAATCCATTACCTTATCCTCTACTTCAGGTACATACCGGAAATGAGTCAGTGTTTTACACCAGTGCTGCTTTTAACCTCATGGATTATATGGAGTTTGTAAGTGATACATATGCTTCATTGCGCGTGCTGCACAACTTTGACGGACATGTCATGAATAAAATTCCGGCGATACGAAAATTAAATCTACGTCTATTGCTGGAAGCCAATATACTCTATGGTAGCCTTAGCGATGAAAATCAAACTTTACTGAATCATTCGGACAGAGAAAATACTTTGGCTTCTGGCTTAGGGACACTCTCAGATACCCCTTATGTAGAGCTTGGCTATGGGATAGAGAATATTCTGCGCTTTATCCGTATTGATTTCTTTCATCGCCTTACCTACCTGGACAGGCCAGATGTTCGGAAGTTTGGCTTTAAGGTGAGTGGTCAGTTTGCTTTTTGA
- a CDS encoding alpha/beta hydrolase-fold protein, producing the protein MKKLLLVITICITSVIATYAQEIAIQAPEGFDLARNDIAKGKIDSLQYSSKAVGVKRKALAYTPPGFSKRKKYPVLYLLHGIGGDEKEWLRGADPQVILDNLYAEGKIEPMIVIMPNGRAMKDDRAVGNVFDPEKVEAFATFEKDLLNDLIPFVEKKYPVLTDREHRAIAGLSMGGGQSLNFGLGNLDQFAWVGGFSSAPNTKAPEVLLPDPEEAKEKLKLLWISCGVDDGLLSFSQRTHEYLFRHDIPHIYYLEPGGHDFKVWKNGLYMFSQFLFKPVDTSSFTKYSLLGTPASSNVRNASYPQVLPDHRVIFRIKAPEAKKVQIDLGKKYDMEKDTAGYWTVTTDSISRGFHYYSLLVDGVAVADPGSETYYGMGRMASGIEIPYKDGDFYALKDVPHGDIRIKKYYSEVLNSWREMYVYTPPGYDTTDINYPVLYLLHGGGEDQRGWSTQGRADLILDNLIAEQQAKPMLIVMMDGNIGFRGGPRAFNENALKAFENELKEAVIPFVESHYRVKTDAAHRALAGLSMGGLQTLHAGVQNTDMFAYLGVFSSGWWAENTELSGPEYAYMETNTDKINKNLQVFWISQGGEEDIAYKNNQIMMKRFDEMEIDYQYSEYAGGHTWPVWRHDLFKFAQLIF; encoded by the coding sequence ATGAAAAAGCTGCTTCTAGTTATCACTATATGCATCACAAGCGTTATTGCTACTTACGCTCAGGAAATCGCCATACAGGCACCGGAAGGATTTGATCTGGCAAGAAACGACATAGCCAAAGGCAAAATAGACAGCCTCCAATACTCATCCAAAGCAGTAGGAGTCAAACGAAAAGCCTTGGCCTATACCCCTCCGGGATTTAGCAAAAGGAAAAAATACCCGGTACTCTATCTTTTGCACGGCATCGGCGGTGACGAAAAAGAATGGCTGCGTGGGGCTGACCCGCAGGTTATTCTGGATAATCTGTATGCCGAAGGGAAAATAGAGCCTATGATCGTCATTATGCCCAATGGACGGGCAATGAAAGATGATCGGGCTGTGGGGAATGTGTTTGATCCGGAGAAAGTAGAAGCCTTCGCCACTTTTGAAAAAGACTTGCTGAACGACTTAATCCCTTTCGTTGAAAAGAAGTACCCTGTCCTGACTGACCGGGAGCACCGAGCCATTGCTGGTTTATCCATGGGAGGAGGGCAATCGCTGAACTTCGGTCTGGGAAACCTGGATCAATTTGCCTGGGTGGGCGGTTTTTCATCGGCGCCGAATACCAAAGCTCCTGAGGTACTGCTGCCTGATCCCGAAGAAGCTAAAGAAAAACTTAAACTCCTCTGGATTTCCTGCGGTGTAGACGATGGTTTACTTTCCTTCAGTCAGCGCACGCATGAGTATCTCTTTCGGCATGATATACCTCACATCTATTACCTGGAGCCGGGCGGGCATGACTTTAAGGTATGGAAAAATGGACTCTATATGTTTTCGCAGTTTCTGTTTAAACCGGTAGATACCTCGTCTTTTACCAAATACTCCCTGCTGGGAACACCAGCTTCATCAAACGTGCGTAACGCCAGCTACCCCCAGGTGTTGCCGGATCATCGGGTAATCTTTCGCATCAAAGCGCCGGAGGCCAAAAAAGTACAAATTGACCTGGGCAAAAAATACGATATGGAGAAGGACACAGCCGGTTACTGGACTGTCACCACCGACTCTATCAGCCGGGGATTCCATTACTATTCACTGCTAGTTGATGGGGTAGCGGTCGCTGACCCGGGCAGTGAGACCTACTACGGCATGGGAAGGATGGCCAGCGGTATAGAAATTCCTTATAAAGACGGTGACTTTTACGCCCTAAAAGATGTACCTCATGGAGATATCCGCATCAAAAAGTACTACTCAGAGGTGCTCAACTCCTGGCGGGAAATGTACGTCTATACACCGCCTGGCTACGACACTACGGATATAAATTATCCGGTCTTATATCTCCTGCACGGTGGAGGAGAAGATCAAAGGGGATGGTCCACCCAGGGACGTGCTGACCTGATTCTGGATAACCTGATTGCCGAGCAGCAGGCTAAACCGATGCTCATTGTGATGATGGATGGCAATATTGGCTTCCGGGGCGGACCCCGCGCTTTCAACGAAAACGCACTGAAGGCGTTTGAGAACGAACTGAAGGAGGCAGTAATCCCCTTTGTAGAGAGTCACTACCGGGTAAAAACCGATGCCGCTCACCGGGCGCTGGCAGGACTGTCTATGGGAGGATTACAAACATTGCATGCAGGGGTGCAGAACACAGATATGTTTGCCTATCTGGGTGTTTTTAGTTCGGGCTGGTGGGCTGAAAACACTGAACTTTCAGGCCCAGAGTATGCCTACATGGAAACCAATACGGATAAGATCAATAAAAACCTGCAAGTGTTCTGGATTTCTCAGGGGGGTGAAGAAGACATTGCCTACAAAAATAATCAGATCATGATGAAACGATTTGATGAGATGGAGATTGATTACCAATACAGTGAGTATGCCGGTGGACATACCTGGCCGGTGTGGCGGCACGACCTGTTCAAGTTTGCCCAGCTAATTTTCTAA
- a CDS encoding endo-1,4-beta-xylanase, translating to MKKIVCYVVWIAAALLNGCGQQTSSSLEEEEKGLKDYYSDYFPIGVAVSPRALKTDEAELIKREFNSITAENAMKMGPIHPKENEYFWADADSIVAFAERNNMKMRGHTLCWHNQTPDWMFVDAQGDTVSKEVLLRRLKDHITSVASRYKGKIYAWDVVNEVISDQADEFYRQSAWYKICGEDYIAEAFRYAHEADPQALLFYNDYNEIDSLKRSKILKMVTDLKTEGVPIHGIGLQGHWAINEPSQEQLEQTLSDFAETGLELQITELDISVYPKEHSARERRPEDENDEFTAEKEQKQREVYDMCFTLFRKHQEDISSVTFWNISDRGSWLDNFPVRGRKDYPLLFDQNLEPKEVYQDVVDF from the coding sequence ATGAAAAAGATCGTTTGTTATGTGGTGTGGATTGCAGCAGCTCTGCTCAATGGCTGTGGGCAGCAAACCTCATCCTCATTGGAAGAAGAAGAGAAAGGACTTAAGGATTATTATTCGGATTATTTTCCCATAGGAGTAGCCGTTTCCCCCCGAGCTTTAAAAACCGATGAGGCTGAACTCATCAAACGGGAGTTCAACAGTATTACTGCTGAAAATGCCATGAAAATGGGTCCTATTCATCCTAAAGAAAATGAATATTTCTGGGCTGATGCTGACTCTATTGTGGCCTTTGCTGAGCGGAACAACATGAAAATGCGCGGACATACCCTCTGCTGGCATAATCAAACCCCTGACTGGATGTTTGTGGATGCCCAGGGAGATACCGTTTCCAAAGAGGTATTGCTCCGGCGGTTAAAAGACCACATCACTTCCGTAGCATCCCGCTATAAAGGAAAGATTTATGCCTGGGATGTAGTCAATGAAGTCATCTCCGATCAGGCTGATGAGTTCTACCGCCAATCGGCCTGGTATAAGATATGTGGTGAAGACTATATTGCTGAAGCCTTTCGCTATGCCCATGAGGCAGACCCGCAGGCGCTCCTGTTTTATAACGACTATAATGAAATTGATAGCCTGAAACGATCCAAAATCCTCAAAATGGTGACTGATCTGAAAACTGAGGGTGTGCCCATTCATGGCATCGGTTTACAGGGACACTGGGCGATCAACGAGCCCTCACAGGAGCAATTGGAACAGACCCTCTCTGACTTTGCCGAAACCGGACTAGAACTACAGATTACGGAACTGGATATCTCAGTATATCCTAAAGAACACTCGGCACGGGAAAGGAGACCCGAAGACGAGAACGATGAGTTCACGGCAGAAAAAGAACAGAAACAAAGGGAGGTTTACGATATGTGCTTTACGCTTTTCCGCAAACACCAAGAGGATATCAGCAGTGTGACCTTCTGGAACATCAGCGATCGTGGCAGCTGGCTGGATAATTTTCCGGTGCGTGGTAGAAAAGATTATCCGCTCTTGTTTGACCAAAATCTGGAACCCAAAGAAGTGTACCAGGATGTAGTGGACTTCTAA
- a CDS encoding esterase, producing the protein MKKYLIITINLWLVSTHLMAQRPPRLSSPDVHVDHGITFRYYAPNAQEVMLHGEFLNEPMAMTKDDEGVWTVTVPPVQPDIYPYFFKEDGVQLADPNNPYIFANERFKRSMVEVPGDEPLMHSLQDVPHGKIHYRYYHSFTLDTTRQLLVYTPPGFDMQGGKKYPVLYLIHGGSDTEETWTKVGKAHLIADNLIAQGKAEPMLIVMPYGNVRPKPMPDFTKDVINDIIPFVEQNYPVIKDSRHRAVAGFSVGGGQTLNIGLTHTDMFAYVCSYAPYTATEEFKENFTEWSPDAKKMNEQLVLFTISVGTEDFLYESVKENIAMFTKKNIEVEPLIVSGGHTWMNCKLFLTNSLQQLFK; encoded by the coding sequence ATGAAAAAGTACTTAATAATCACTATAAATCTCTGGCTGGTTAGCACACATTTGATGGCTCAACGACCACCCCGGCTGAGTTCACCAGATGTACATGTCGATCATGGTATCACTTTCCGATACTACGCTCCCAATGCACAAGAAGTCATGCTGCATGGCGAGTTTCTGAATGAGCCTATGGCCATGACCAAAGATGATGAGGGCGTTTGGACCGTAACCGTACCTCCGGTACAGCCGGATATTTATCCCTACTTCTTTAAAGAAGATGGAGTGCAACTGGCTGATCCGAACAATCCCTATATTTTTGCCAACGAACGTTTCAAAAGAAGTATGGTGGAAGTTCCGGGCGATGAGCCTCTGATGCATTCACTGCAAGATGTCCCTCACGGAAAAATCCATTATCGCTACTACCACTCTTTTACATTAGATACCACTCGCCAACTGCTGGTTTATACACCCCCAGGTTTTGATATGCAGGGAGGCAAAAAGTATCCGGTGCTGTACCTGATTCATGGCGGTTCGGATACCGAAGAAACCTGGACCAAGGTAGGTAAGGCGCATCTGATAGCCGATAACCTGATCGCTCAAGGCAAAGCTGAACCGATGCTCATTGTGATGCCTTACGGCAATGTTCGGCCCAAGCCTATGCCTGATTTTACCAAAGATGTAATCAACGATATTATTCCGTTTGTTGAGCAAAATTATCCGGTGATCAAGGACAGCCGGCATCGGGCAGTAGCCGGATTTTCTGTAGGGGGTGGGCAGACGTTAAACATCGGACTGACCCATACCGATATGTTTGCTTATGTATGCTCCTATGCGCCTTATACCGCTACCGAAGAATTTAAAGAAAATTTTACCGAATGGTCACCGGATGCAAAAAAAATGAACGAACAGTTAGTGCTGTTTACCATCAGCGTCGGAACGGAAGATTTCCTGTACGAAAGTGTGAAGGAGAATATTGCCATGTTTACCAAAAAGAACATTGAAGTAGAACCCCTGATCGTCTCCGGCGGCCATACCTGGATGAACTGTAAATTGTTTCTGACCAACTCATTACAGCAGTTATTTAAGTAA
- a CDS encoding esterase, whose amino-acid sequence MMSKAHSLLILWMLISLFQLVNAQPPRGPFVVSPKVHADKTVTFIYLAPGASEVLLSGQLVKDPVSMAKGDQGIWSVTVGPVEPDIYPYSFKVDGVTVMDPANEDYFPNERFKASLVDIPGDEPLVHALQEVPHGTITYEYYPSVEETTGSLVVYTPPGYDDDPDKKYPVFYLISGTTDTEETWFKVGKTNLILDNLIAQGKAKPMIIVMPYGNTAARVAEQKGTPKPDDPMRESKEAATRAQAFEDDLVNHVIPYIDNTYHTINDRESRAIGGFSRGGGQTLRTAFGHMDTFAWICCYSAYLSPEDMESNFPSIAGNPEETNEALQLLWVSVGDDDFLYEDTVEFIDYLKTHQINHKSLITDGGHTWMNTKKYLSETAQLLFQ is encoded by the coding sequence ATGATGTCTAAAGCTCATTCCCTCCTCATCCTATGGATGCTTATCTCCCTTTTTCAGTTAGTCAATGCCCAACCCCCGCGGGGGCCATTTGTCGTTTCACCGAAGGTGCACGCCGACAAAACAGTAACCTTCATCTACCTGGCTCCGGGTGCCAGCGAGGTACTGCTCAGCGGGCAGCTTGTCAAAGACCCCGTCTCTATGGCCAAGGGCGATCAGGGAATCTGGTCGGTTACCGTTGGTCCTGTAGAGCCGGACATTTATCCATACAGTTTTAAAGTGGATGGCGTTACGGTCATGGACCCAGCCAATGAGGACTACTTTCCCAATGAACGGTTTAAAGCCAGCCTGGTAGATATTCCGGGCGACGAGCCTTTAGTACATGCCTTGCAGGAGGTACCCCACGGCACCATTACCTACGAATATTATCCTTCGGTAGAAGAAACCACCGGTTCGCTGGTCGTGTATACGCCGCCAGGCTATGATGATGATCCGGACAAAAAGTACCCGGTGTTCTACCTCATCAGCGGAACTACCGATACTGAGGAAACCTGGTTCAAGGTAGGCAAAACAAATCTGATCCTGGACAACCTCATTGCACAGGGCAAAGCCAAACCGATGATCATCGTGATGCCCTACGGGAATACTGCCGCCCGGGTGGCAGAACAAAAAGGGACACCCAAACCAGATGATCCTATGCGGGAAAGCAAAGAGGCCGCAACACGTGCGCAAGCCTTTGAAGATGATCTGGTCAATCATGTCATTCCATATATAGACAATACCTACCATACCATCAATGATCGTGAATCCCGCGCCATTGGTGGCTTCTCCCGGGGAGGAGGTCAAACTCTACGAACAGCTTTTGGCCATATGGATACTTTTGCCTGGATCTGCTGCTATAGCGCCTACCTTAGCCCGGAAGATATGGAGAGCAATTTTCCATCCATCGCCGGAAATCCTGAAGAAACAAATGAAGCATTGCAACTGCTATGGGTCAGTGTAGGCGATGATGACTTTCTTTATGAAGACACTGTGGAGTTTATAGACTATCTCAAAACCCATCAGATCAACCATAAGAGCCTGATCACCGATGGTGGACACACCTGGATGAATACCAAAAAGTACCTTTCCGAAACTGCCCAGTTATTATTTCAATAG